One window from the genome of Bradyrhizobium xenonodulans encodes:
- the hisN gene encoding histidinol-phosphatase has protein sequence MTVIDFSAFIGRLATASGETILPFFRTSLSVDDKSKTKDFDPVTEADRAAEAVMRRLIKASFPQHGIVGEEFGNEREDSDYVWVLDPIDGTKSFIGGFPIWGTLIALLHKGAPVFGMMHQPFIGERFSGDNGSANYKGPTSERRLQVRRCASLAEATTYTTSPLLMNERDRAIFGRIEQGARLSRYGGDCYSYCMLAAGHVDLVVETELKPYDIAALIPIVTGAGGVVTTWEGKPAQGGGRIIAAGDARVHEEAMKLLNG, from the coding sequence GTGACGGTGATCGACTTCTCCGCCTTCATCGGACGGCTCGCCACCGCGTCCGGCGAAACCATCCTGCCGTTCTTCCGCACCTCGCTGTCGGTCGACGACAAGAGCAAGACCAAGGATTTCGACCCCGTGACCGAGGCCGACCGCGCCGCGGAGGCGGTGATGCGGCGGCTGATCAAGGCCAGCTTCCCCCAGCACGGCATCGTCGGCGAGGAATTCGGCAATGAGCGCGAGGACTCGGACTATGTCTGGGTGCTCGACCCCATCGACGGCACAAAGTCGTTCATCGGGGGCTTTCCGATCTGGGGCACGCTGATCGCGCTGCTGCACAAGGGCGCGCCGGTGTTCGGCATGATGCACCAGCCTTTCATCGGCGAGCGCTTTTCAGGCGACAACGGCTCGGCGAATTACAAAGGTCCGACCAGTGAGCGCCGGCTCCAGGTCCGCCGCTGCGCCTCGCTTGCGGAGGCGACGACCTACACCACCAGCCCGCTGCTGATGAACGAGCGCGACCGCGCCATCTTCGGCCGCATCGAGCAGGGCGCGCGGCTGTCGCGCTATGGCGGCGACTGCTACTCCTATTGCATGCTGGCCGCCGGCCATGTCGATCTCGTGGTCGAGACCGAGCTGAAGCCTTACGACATCGCGGCCCTGATCCCGATCGTGACCGGCGCCGGCGGCGTCGTCACCACCTGGGAAGGCAAACCTGCCCAGGGC